The Daucus carota subsp. sativus chromosome 7, DH1 v3.0, whole genome shotgun sequence genome window below encodes:
- the LOC108195504 gene encoding pollen receptor-like kinase 3, giving the protein MAAVRYTHLCLFLMLLSLAPSSHSISEADALLQFKESITNARALDSWRPGTTPCPLQGTSWVGLNCAKEQVRAISLYNMGLAGKIDTRPLEQLQGLKFISMANNSFTGPIPEFNRLAGLKGVYLTGNKFSGEIPSDYFANMKSLKKLWLSNNEFSGKIPESITQLPILKELRLENNQFSGPIPQLKQQALSDVDMSNNKLEGEIPEPLLKFNATAFKNNTGVCSKKLGIKCSAAPPPANSGDAAAPSNVMNPAGTPGSQSSPPDEGSIVQAKWVVLAIVIILLSLTILFKSRRNSEKFARPAKENPDDLVQVHIPSTNRENLSSTSRNSSMSHSRRGGQGGKPVNDLVVVNDEKGVFGLSDLMKAGAEVLGNGGLGSAYKAMMENGLCVVVKRLREMNQIKRNAFDTEMRRLGALKHNNILTPLAYHFRKDEKLFVSEFVSRGSLLYLLHGDRGAAHSELNWPTRLKIIQGIARGMGYLHSEFPSAELPHGNLKSSNVLLDSNYEPLLSDYAMYPLLNKTPTAQSMFALRAPESVSLQQVSPKCDVYSVGILILEVLTGKFPSQYLSHQKGGTDVVEWVRTAASESRISELIDPEIAGASAASLEQMEKLLHIGAACTESDQNKRPDMKEAIRRIEEIQV; this is encoded by the exons ATGGCCGCTGTTCGTTATACCCATCTTTGCCTCTTTCTCATGCTTTTATCATTGGCTCCTTCCTCTCATTCAATATCGGAAGCAGACGCGCTTTTACAATTTAAGGAATCAATCACCAATGCAAGGGCTCTTGATTCTTGGAGACCGGGTACAACTCCTTGCCCTCTTCAAGGAACCAGTTGGGTTGGCCTCAATTGTGCAAAGGAACAAGTCAGAGCTATTTCTCTTTATAACATGGGGCTTGCTGGAAAAATTGATACTAGGCCACTGGAACAGCTACAAGGGCTTAAATTTATTAGCATGGCCAACAATTCATTTACTGGTCCAATTCCTGAATTTAATCGTCTTGCTGGTCTAAAGGGTGTCTACCTTACAGGTAACAAATTTTCGGGGGAGATTCCTTCTGATTACTTTGCGAATATGAAAtctttgaagaaactttggTTGTCAAATAATGAATTTTCCGGGAAAATTCCTGAGTCTATTACACAGCTTCCTATTCTCAAGGAACTCCGCCTTGAAAACAACCAATTCTCGGGGCCAATCCCTCAATTAAAACAACAAGCATTATCTGATGTTGACATGTCTAACAACAAGCTTGAAGGTGAAATTCCCGAGCCTTTGCTGAAATTCAATGCAACTGCTTTCAAGAACAATACTGGTGTATGCAGTAAAAAACTAGGAATTAAATGCAGCGCTGCTCCTCCTCCTGCAAACTCCGGTGACGCAGCTGCCCCTAGTAATGTAATGAATCCAGCAGGTACACCAGGCAGTCAATCTTCACCACCCGACGAAGGCAGCATAGTACAAGCAAAATGGGTTGTTCTTGCAATTGTGATCATCCTCTTGTCACTAACCATCCTCTTTAAGTCCAGGCGAAATAGCGAGAAATTTGCACGGCCAGCCAAGGAGAATCCTGATGACCTTGTGCAAGTACATATTCCAAGCACCAACAGGGAAAACCTGAGCTCAACATCAAGAAACAGTTCAATGAGCCATTCAAGGCGAGGAGGCCAGGGAGGCAAACCAGTGAATGATCTTGTGGTGGTGAATGATGAAAAAGGAGTGTTTGGATTGTCTGACTTGATGAAGGCTGGGGCTGAGGTGCTGGGAAATGGAGGGCTGGGATCAGCCTACAAGGCAATGATGGAAAATGGATTGTGTGTGGTCGTGAAGAGGCTGAGAGAAATGAATCAAATTAAAAGAAACGCGTTTGATACAGAAATGAGGAGGCTTGGTGCACTAAAACACAACAACATATTGACACCATTGGCATATCATTTCAGGAAAGACGAGAAGCTATTTGTATCTGAATTTGTTTCTAGAGGCAGCTTGTTGTATCTTCTGCACG GTGACCGCGGGGCTGCACATTCAGAACTAAATTGGCCAACACGACTAAAGATCATCCAAGGAATCGCGAGAGGAATGGGCTACCTTCATTCTGAATTTCCATCTGCTGAACTTCCTCACGGGAATCTCAAGTCCAGCAATGTTCTTCTCGACTCAAACTACGAACCCCTGCTATCTGACTACGCGATGTATCCCTTACTCAACAAGACCCCAACTGCTCAAAGCATGTTTGCTCTCAGGGCTCCCGAATCAGTTTCACTCCAACAAGTCTCTCCAAAATGTGACGTCTACAGTGTCGGAATCCTCATTCTAGAAGTCCTCACTGGGAAATTCCCCTCCCAGTATCTTAGCCACCAAAAGGGCGGAACCGATGTGGTTGAATGGGTCCGAACAGCAGCGTCTGAATCACGAATATCCGAATTGATAGACCCTGAAATAGCCGGAGCCTCGGCTGCTTCACTTGAACAAATGGAGAAATTGTTGCACATTGGAGCTGCTTGTACCGAAAGTGATCAAAATAAAAGGCCAGACATGAAAGAAGCAATCaggagaatagaagagatacAAGTGTAA